CTTTATTATCGACCTGCTATTACTGGTGCTGACGCTGTTTATCGGTCAGTTGCTCCGCGCCAGGCTGAATGCAGACAACAGCACCATCGCTTTCCAGCAAAGCCTGTTCCTCAATGCGTTTGCGCTAATTGAGTTTTTCAAAGCCATTTTGCGGCTGGTTTTCTGCCCGCGCATTCCGGAACTGCGTCCGTTTCGTATTGCCGATGGCACCGCTCGCTACTGGCATTTGCGCCTGAGCGCATTGAGCAGCCTGATTGGTTATGGCTTGCTGGTGGCGGTGCCGATTATCTCCAATCAGGTGAACGTGCAGGTTGGCGCACTCGCCAACGTGGTGATTATGCTGTGTATTACCGTCTGGGCGCTCTATCTTATCTTCCACAATAAGCGCGAGATCCAGCACAACCTGATTGAGCTTGCCAACCACTCACTGGCCTTCTTTAGCTTGTTTATTCGCGCGCTTGCGCTGGTATGGCACTGGCTCGCCAGCGCCTACTTTGTCGTGCTGTTCTTTTTCTCGCTGTTTGACCCGGGCAATAGCCTGAAATTTATGATGAGCGCGTCGGTTAACAGCCTTGCTATTCTGAGTATTGCGGCCTTCCTCTCCGGTGTGTTGTCGCGCTGGCTGAATAAAACTATCACCCTCTCGCCGCAGGTGCAGCGTAACTACCCGGAACTGCAAAAGCGGCTGAACGGCTGGTTGTCGGCAGCGCTGAAAACGGCGCGCATTCTGGTGGTGTGCGCCACCATCATGCTGCTGCTGAATGCCTGGCGGCTGTTTGATTTCTGGCACTGGCTCAATTATGGCGCGGGAGAGAAAACCGTCGATATTCTGATCCGCATTGCGTTGATCCTCTTCTTCTCGGCGGTAGGCTGGACGCTACTGGCAAGCCTGATTGAGAACCGTCTGGCGTCCGATATTCACGGCCGTCCGCTGCCAAGCGCGCGTACGCGCACGCTGCTGACGCTGTTCCGCAATGCGCTGGCGGTGGTGATCAGCACCATCACGGTGATGATTGTGCTCTCAGAAATTGGCGTCAATATCGCACCGCTGCTCGCCGGTGCCGGTGCGTTAGGGCTGGCGATCTCGTTCGGCTCGCAAACGCTGGTAAAAGACATTATCACCGGGATTTTTATTCAGTTCGAAAATGGGATGAATACCGGCGATCTGGTGACTATCGGGCCGCTAACCGGCACCGTTGAGCGAATGTCGATTCGTTCTGTCGGCGTGCGCCAGGATACCGGGGCGTACCACATTATTCCCTGGTCATCGATTACCACCTTCGCCAACTTTGTCCGCGGTATTGGTTCGGTGGTGGCAAATTATGATGTCGATCGCCATGAAGAGACCGATAAAGCGAATCAGGCGTTGAAGGATGCGGTGGCTGAACTGATGGAACAGGAAGATATTCGCGGGCTGGTGATTGGCGAGCCGTCATTCGCCGGGCTGGTTGGGCTCACCAATACCGCTTTTACACTGCGTGTCACCTTCACCACGCTGCCGCTGAAGCAGTGGACGGTCAGGTTTGCTCTCGACACCATGGTGAAAAAACATTTCGATCGCGCCGGCGTTCGCCCGCCGGTGCAGACGTATCAAATGCTGCCTGCACCGCAAAGCTCAGCGCAACCGGCATCACCGGCCAGCCCGCCGCCGCCGCCAGCAGAACCTACCCTTTAAAGCGGCTCTGTGCCCAACGTTTACGCTGGGTCTCATCGAGGAAAGTCCAGGCGATAAAGCGGCTCTGCTTTTGACCCTGGGCCATCTCTTTTTTCATCACCTTCACCGCACCGGCCTGCGTCAGCGCACGATAGAGTTCGGGCAGGTTATCACCACGCGAGACCAGCGAGGTGAACCACAGCACCTGGCGAGCGAACTGCTGGCTTTCCGCAATCATCTTGCAAATAAAGGCGACTTCCCCGCCTTCACACCATAACTCCTGCTGCTGACCGCCAAAGTTAGCGGCATCGCTGGCCGCTTGCCCGAGATTACGGCGTTTACGCTCGCTGCCCGCTTGCGCGCTCTGCGCCGAGTCATGAAACGGCGGATTACAGAGCGTGGCATCGTACTGCTCATTTTTGTGGATAATGCCAGCAAGAATCGCCGACGGATCTTTTTGCCGACGCAGACGAATTGCGCGGCTCAGCCCCGGGTTAGCATTGATAATTGCCTGTGCGCTGGTCAGCGCTGCATCGTTAATTTCGCTACCAGTAAAACGCCAGCCATATTCATGGTGACCAATCAGCGGATAGATGCAGTTCGCGCCGGTGCCAACATCCAGCACGCTGGCCTGCGCAGGGATCTGCCCTTCGTTACTCTCTGCCAGCACATCAGCCAGATGGTGGAGATAATCGGCGCGCCCTGGCACCGGCGGGGTGAGAAAACCCTCGGGGATATCCCACTCCCGCACACCATAGAAATGCGCCAGCAGCGCTTTATTTAAGGCCTTCACCGCCTGCGGTTCGGCGAAATCAATGGTCGCCTCACCTTTTGGGTTCGCGGTGATAAAGTCGCGCAATGACGGATTCGCGACGCACAATGCGTCAAGATCGTAGCGGCTGTGGTGGCGGTTACGCGGGTGCAAACCCGGCTTCTGGGCATTCATGGCATTCTCCTGTTAGCAGCGGCGTAAGATACCCGTTGACGTTGGCCGGGTAAATAAGTGAGGCTGAAGAAACTTGTCTGACAACCAGGAAACGCTATGTATTTTTATGAACCGGCGAAAGGCCACGGCCTGCCGCACGATCCGCTGAATGCGATTATTGGCCCGCGTCCTATTGGCTGGATTGCCTCGCTGGATGGCAAAGGCCAGCGAAATCTTGCGCCGTACAGTTTCTTTAACTGTTTCAATTATCGCCCGCCGATTATCGGTTTCGCCAGCAGCGGCTGGAAAGATAGCGTACGCAATATCACTGAAACCAAAGAGTTTGTCTGGAACCTGACGACCCGCGATTTAGCGGTGCGGATGAATGAAACCTCCGCATCACTGCCCCACGGCGAAGATGAGTTTACCCGTGCAGGCCTGACGCCCGTTGCAGGTCGTATCGTCAGCGCGCCGCGCGTGGCGGAAAGCCCGGTCAACTTCGAGTGTCGTCTCTCCCAGTGTATTCAACTGACCACCGCCGACGGCCGCGCCATCGATAGCTGGCTGGTGCTGGGTGAAGTGGTCGCGGTACACATTGATGAATCGCTGCTGGAAAACGGCATTTATCAGACTGCGAAAGCGCAGCCCGTGCTGCGCGCGGGCGGCCCGTCTGCCTATTACGGGATCAGTGAAGCACAGCGCTTCGATTTGATCCGCCCGGATAACCGCTAACCCCGTTTACCTGCCCCAGCCTGAGCCTGGGGCCCGATGCCATCAGGCGTTTGCTATAATTACGCTATGGCAACTAAGGAGGCGATGATGGCTTCAGGCTGGGCAAATGACGGTGCGGTACAGCAGCAGATCGACAGTACGATTGAAGATGCCGTGGCGCGCGCGCGTCGTGATTTACCCCACGGTGAAAGTCTGCTGACCTGCGAAGAGTGTGGCGAACCGATCCCGGAAGCGCGTCGTAAAGCGATTCCCGGGGTGCGCTTATGCGTTACCTGCCAGCAGGAGAAAGATTTACATAACTCTACATTCTCAGGATATAATCGCAGAGGTTCTAAGGATAGCCAGCTACGTTGACCTTTCCTGACGTTTTCAACCAGCGCAAGCGGTTGCCTTTACATCCACAAAATCCCGCTGTGAAAGTAGCAAAATGTGCCGCAAAATTGTCCGCTGCGCTGACCTGCTGACGAACGCCCTTTTTTCTTGCACAAAAGCCTTTCAAATCAAACAGCTAGATCTTGTTC
The Kosakonia oryzae genome window above contains:
- the ybiO gene encoding mechanosensitive channel protein — encoded protein: MPWILLFLTLLCAPLQAATIPGITATAANSASSTQSSEPSVEQKKAAYAALADVLENDNSRKELIDQLRKVATTPPQEPVPEITPPEVKEQKTVLENVTEVSGYYGEALASRFAQLYRNITGSPHKAFNPQTFTNAASHFLLLAVLVFAFWILVRQCVMPLYRRMGKWGRRKNRERRNWLQLPAMIIGAFIIDLLLLVLTLFIGQLLRARLNADNSTIAFQQSLFLNAFALIEFFKAILRLVFCPRIPELRPFRIADGTARYWHLRLSALSSLIGYGLLVAVPIISNQVNVQVGALANVVIMLCITVWALYLIFHNKREIQHNLIELANHSLAFFSLFIRALALVWHWLASAYFVVLFFFSLFDPGNSLKFMMSASVNSLAILSIAAFLSGVLSRWLNKTITLSPQVQRNYPELQKRLNGWLSAALKTARILVVCATIMLLLNAWRLFDFWHWLNYGAGEKTVDILIRIALILFFSAVGWTLLASLIENRLASDIHGRPLPSARTRTLLTLFRNALAVVISTITVMIVLSEIGVNIAPLLAGAGALGLAISFGSQTLVKDIITGIFIQFENGMNTGDLVTIGPLTGTVERMSIRSVGVRQDTGAYHIIPWSSITTFANFVRGIGSVVANYDVDRHEETDKANQALKDAVAELMEQEDIRGLVIGEPSFAGLVGLTNTAFTLRVTFTTLPLKQWTVRFALDTMVKKHFDRAGVRPPVQTYQMLPAPQSSAQPASPASPPPPPAEPTL
- the rlmF gene encoding 23S rRNA (adenine(1618)-N(6))-methyltransferase RlmF; the protein is MNAQKPGLHPRNRHHSRYDLDALCVANPSLRDFITANPKGEATIDFAEPQAVKALNKALLAHFYGVREWDIPEGFLTPPVPGRADYLHHLADVLAESNEGQIPAQASVLDVGTGANCIYPLIGHHEYGWRFTGSEINDAALTSAQAIINANPGLSRAIRLRRQKDPSAILAGIIHKNEQYDATLCNPPFHDSAQSAQAGSERKRRNLGQAASDAANFGGQQQELWCEGGEVAFICKMIAESQQFARQVLWFTSLVSRGDNLPELYRALTQAGAVKVMKKEMAQGQKQSRFIAWTFLDETQRKRWAQSRFKG
- a CDS encoding flavin reductase family protein — protein: MYFYEPAKGHGLPHDPLNAIIGPRPIGWIASLDGKGQRNLAPYSFFNCFNYRPPIIGFASSGWKDSVRNITETKEFVWNLTTRDLAVRMNETSASLPHGEDEFTRAGLTPVAGRIVSAPRVAESPVNFECRLSQCIQLTTADGRAIDSWLVLGEVVAVHIDESLLENGIYQTAKAQPVLRAGGPSAYYGISEAQRFDLIRPDNR
- a CDS encoding DksA/TraR family C4-type zinc finger protein; the encoded protein is MASGWANDGAVQQQIDSTIEDAVARARRDLPHGESLLTCEECGEPIPEARRKAIPGVRLCVTCQQEKDLHNSTFSGYNRRGSKDSQLR